AGGAATAGTTGtattgaatttgatttgaaCCCAATCGTGTTTTTGTCGTTGTTTCGTTGTGTCGGtgaacaaaaatcaaaatgttaaCTAACCCCTTGAAATTATGCCAATAGAGCGGTTTAAATCGCTTCTGTAtgcaaacaatttttatttgcataataattgTTTAGTGGTATCGGCACTACTTAACAGATAGTATTACAATATGAAAACACGAAACAATGTTTTTCTCATTAGGTGGACAAGTTATGTTGGCAAATTGAGAACCTTCAAAAACAGAAGTTGCATTTACAAGAACAGTTGAAAGATTCGCGCTcggatgctaaaaaacaccaagacGAACTTGTCCGCGTTCAACGAAATCTGGCTGAAAAAGATTGGGAATGTGACGCGTTGAAGAAAGACTTCGAGTCTCAAAAAGACGTTATTCGAAAACTACGAGAGGACAAATCGTTCCTGGAGAAAGAAAACGAGAATTTAAAAAGAGAGTTGTCTTCTAGTCAAGCGCTAGTGCCATCATCTGGTGGAAACAAAGGCGACAGCGACGAACTGGTGGCAGTCAGGCAAGAGATTACAGAGTGGGAAACAAGCTACCAGTTTGTTCACAAGGAGAAGGAAGAGTTGCAAGAGGAAATGTTAACGCTACAGAGCAAGTTAAACGATTTGCAAGCTGATTATGATAGATCGCAAAGAGATTTGCAAAAGGATGTCAAGATCAACTCCTTGAAAGCATCGAAACTCGAGGCACAGATGCAAAATGCTGTTCGACAAAGGGACAACTTTAAAAGTCAGTTAGAAGGACTCCGAGATGATttcaaaaaaggcaaagaaatttataatttgttACAGAGGGACTACCAGGAGAGTAAAAAGAAAGTCGACACGTATCGAGAGGAACTAAATGCCAAGAATAACCAGCTACAAAAACTGGACAGTTCAAACAAGGCTCTGCAAGCGAAACTTGAATCTTTAAAGCAAGACGTCTCAAAGAACAAGTTCTCTTCTGACATCTTTGACAAGCAGAAAGAAAGTCTTGAGCGGGAGTTGCATGAAGCAGAGTGGAAAATACAAGATATGATCGAAACCAATGAGAAACTAGGCACTGTCAAGGATGAAATGGAGAAAGAACTTGCTTCCGTAAAAGCTCGCATCCCCACTTTGGAGAACAACTGtgaaaaagcaaaggaaaaggCCAGCGAGAATGAACAGCACGTCAATCGACTGAGAAAACGAATAGGTGATCTTGAAACTAACTTGTTTGCTCttcagaataaaaataatcacttGGAAGCGAATTATCAAGGCTCATTGGACGAAGCACAGGAACTTCAAAACAGCTGTGAGTTAGCCAATGATCGAGTTGCGGACTTAGAATCACAACTGGAACTTTTTGCACAAGAAAAGGAAGACTTGAAAAATCAACTGGGGCATTCCGAACGGAGAATTACAGAGCTGAAAGCAACTCTACAAAGAAACGAACAAGAAAACGAAGAACTTGAAATGTCATCGGCAGGAATGAAGACACATTTGTCAAAACTTGAAAGTCAGCTTAATACGGTCAGTCAAAGTAAAGCGCTATTGAAAACGGAACTCGATGAGGAAAAGAGCAAGATAGCGAAGCTAAGAAAAGATTTAATCACGACTCAAGCTAGTGCAGCTGATCATCAAAGGACTTCAGAGTGGCACAAGAGAGAGGCGGCGTCTAAGGATCGGACAATAGATGATCTAAGAGCCAATATAGAGGCCATGGAAGGAAAAACTGAGCCACTTTATGAAGAGATCAACAAGCTACAAACACAAATGGAAATCCTTGAGGACGAGAAGAAGAGTCTTCATGGTGAGAACTTGCAGTTTCAGAGAGATGTAAGGGACCTCGAGGCTGATCTTCTGCTTGCTAATGACGAAAGAGATCGACTGAACGAGGAGCTGCAAgaatattacaaaaaaactTCCGAGTTGCAAGCTTCTTACAAGGTTTGCGATCAAGAAAAGATAGAAAACCATCAGCAGGTGATGATGTTAACTAAGAAAGTGGATCGTTTAGAACAGGACCTTGATGAAGCAAACAAAGCTAAGAAGTTGCTAGAAAGTGAAGTAGAAAACCACACTGGGAACAATCGCAAAAACGTTGATGAAGTAGATATTGTGAAGTCACAGTTGGTAGAGGTTCAAAGTATGATAGATGGTTATCGACGAGACGGCGCAGATAAAGACACGACTATCGAGCAGCTGCGTGATCAGATTCTGTTTCTGACGAAGGACTACGATGATCTTAAAGGTGAACTCACCTACAACAAGTCACTTGTGGATGACACTGAAAGTGAAAAGAGGAGACTACAAGAACAAGTGACAGGCCTGGCCGACGAGGTAAACCGAGTGACTTCACTTTATGGTGCTACCAAGAGAAGGTCCGATCAACTCGAGGTCGAAAATAGCGTAGTTTTGAAGAAGATCTCAACGCTGGAAGctgcaaataagaaaaatggTGATAAATTTGAGCGACGTGAGCTTGAAATTGAACGCAGAAGAAACGATGAATTGGAGAGAAATCTATCCGTGTACAAAAAGAAGATCGCTGAAGCCGAGGCTGGATTGCAAGTTGCTAGAAAGGACAATGAGGAACTAGAAGACGATGTTGATAAGGCAGAGGAAACGATCGCGGCTCAAACTCAAGAGATTGAACGACTGAACCACGAGAATACAAACATGAGTCAAAAGCTCCTTTCATTGGACCAGAAATTAAAAGACATGGACAAGGAAATTAACACTGCTTTGAGGCTAAAGGATAAGGCTGAAGAAGATCTTTACAACGCGAGAAACCGCGCAAATAAACTCGAGTCTCAGTCGGAGATAATACAACGGCAAAAGCTACAGTTAAAGGACCAGCTTCAAGAAATGAACCAAAAACTTATTCAGTGCCAAGAGCAAATCATGAAACTTGAGAGTCAAgtaatggaaaacaaaaagataaacGAGACCATGAACAAAGTGGTAGCGAAGAAGGACAAAGGAATTGAAGATCTCAATAACGAACTAAGGCAGTTGGAGCGCGAATTTGACAATACCAAACAGGACCTCGTCACCGTAAGAGTCAATTGTGAAGGACTGGAAGCTGACAAGAAAAATTTAGAGTGGTGCTTGAGGTCAGCTCAAGATCGTGTGGAAAGCTTGGAGAAAGAGCTTAACAACTATAGAGATGGGCGTGATGCTTTGGAACATGAAATTGACacatttgcgcacaaaattACATCTATGGAGACTCAGCTTATAAATGTTACAAAAGACAAGGACCACTTCAAAAGTGAGTATGATAAGCAGGTTGCAAGCAACAGAAAAGCAAAAGAGGAGATACTCGGCGTACAAAACCAGGCTcgagaaaaagagagaattCTCGAAGGTTTAAGAAAGGATCTTCGTGACAAAGAAAACGCTTTGGAGCGGCTAAGAACATCAAAGTCTGGAATAGAGAGCGAACTTTTGCAAGCCAAGAAAGACCTCGAGACTCTCAAGTGGAAGAACGAAGCTTTGGAGGACAATGTTGTAGCTCTTAGAGACCAAATTCAAAGCTCCAACATGGAGATATCCAAGATGGAGGTAGCTTTATCGGCTCtcgagaaagagaaagaagacaGGGATAGAAATGTTTTACCTAGCGAGGATAAATATTATGAAATTGAGGCCACATTGAAACAAAGTCAGGAACGCGAGAACGTCTTAAAACAAGAGCTTCAATTGCAGAGGTCTAAAGTGAGCAAAGTCGAAGGAGAGTATAAAACAATTCAACAACAAGTTATTGAGCTTCAACACGAAATCAATATGTTAAACAGGAAAATTCATGATTCAGAAGAAGTAAGAAACAAGGTAGAACGGGAGAAGAAGACACTGAGAGACGAGCTCAACGTTTTCAATGGGAAACTCTCGGATTTAGAGGTGAAGTTTGAACATGAATATCGCGAGAAGCTCTCCGTAGAGGCACAGCTTGATGACGCCAACAACAGATCTACAGCCAATCGTGAGGAAGTACTTAAATTAGAGCAACAACTAACTGAGCAGAAATTAACAGCTGAAATGATCAGCAAAGAAATCAATCACAAGGAAGAGCACCTAGAACAACTTAAGGCTAGCAAAAAGTACCTTGAGGAGCAGGTGCAATCATTGAAAGGAAGTTTGAATGTCAGTAGGGAAGACTGCCAGCGACTGAAACAAGAACAGGAACGTCTACAGAAAGAAATCCTACGACTACAAAATGGAGTCAAGAATGCTGAAGGCCGCATTCAGAAGACAGCGTATGAACGGGACAGAGTTCAAGAAGATTCTCGCGGTAACTTGATAAAGATCTCTAACCTCGAGCAACAGTTGGCTGATTCTAACAGAGAGAAAGATTCAATTAAGGACAAGATGGATGAATGGATGGACTCCTCTGCACGTTACAGAGAAGAAACTATTTCCTTAGAAAACGAATTATCTTCCTACAAGGCAAATATTGATACACTTACGGCagatttagaaaacaaaaacagacagCTTGAAGACACGAAACAACGAAAGGCTGTCATCGAAGACGAACTGGAGGAAACCAAAAGACTCCTTCGTCGTAAAGAAGTTGATCTTGGCAATATGGagacgaaaagaaaagaggTGGAAGAATCTTACGGTATCGTTGTTCAAAGAGTTGAAACGCTTGAAAGCAACCCATTTGGATCTGAAGAGGAACGGAATTTCCTGGAAGAGGATCTGGCTTTTACAAAGCGCAAACTTGCAGACACAGAAATAGCACTAAGGGAAAGCaatgataaagaaaaagatcTTCAGCAGAAGTTATTTTCTGTTCATTCACAGCTGTCAAGGCTTGAATCAAGCATAGCAACccttcaagaaaagaaaaccgaAATTGAGCATGATTTGTATGCTACACAAAAAGAGTTGGCTCCCTTAAAGGAGGGATATGAAGAAGCAATAAACCAAATAGATGTCCTCAACTGCGACCTCAATGAAGCAAACGCTAAAATCTCACAACTGGAACTGCTCCTagacaaagaacaaaaatccAGGTCGAAGTTGGAGCTTGAGAAAGAAGGAGGGATTTCTAAATTGAgcaaaaatgatgaagaacTTCTTAGAGTGCAAAGAAAATTGGTGGAGTATCAGACATTGTGGGATTCCCAATCCAAAGATATGGGTGGCAAGGATGCAATTATCCAAGATCTGAGAAACGAGAAGAAAATTCTAGAGAAAGACCTTCAAGTAGCTCGCGATGAGCTGGCCAGTGTAAACGGAACAATTAATGACGCTTTAAGGAAGAAAGATGTTAGCGATAGCGACGCTTTCGCGCTGAAGAAAGAGATAGCAGACCTAGATATGCGACTCAGCTCTACTTTActggaaaatgaagaaatgcaTAACGACTTGATtaattacaacaacaaaatagccgatttggAAGAACATATGCAAAAAGCTTTGAAACAGAACGCTAACTTAAAGGTAGAATTACAAGATGCTTTGAACAACATGtccagaaagaaagaagaccATGATGTCATGCTGAAGAAGAACAACGAGTTCAGAAATACTGTGGAATCTCTTAGAAATCAAATAATTGATAAGAATGGTCAAATTGATTTCTTAAAGTCAGCAAACAGTTCCTTTGAAAGTGAAATAGTTTcgttgaaaacaaagattgCTCATTTGAAAGAAGACTTCGACAAGGGATTTCAAGAGGTTACAGATCTCAGATTGACCATTCGAGAGAGGGAAACCAAAATAATCAACATGGAGAACACTGTAAAGTCTATTCGACGAGACAACGAAAAGCTGACACAGGAAAATGCAGCTTATCGGGCCTCGGCAACCGAATACAAAAATTCTTTCCAAGAAGCGAAGAAAGAGGTTGAAAAGTTCCAGATGGACCTCTTAACAGCAAGTAACAGGACTTCTCATTTAGAAACACGCAACGAAGCTTTAGAAGATGAACGAAACGACTTgaagaatgaaatttcacAGCTAAAGAAAGTCGTCGCTGAACATAAAGGTAAAATAGATTGTTTGGAGCGGGAAAAGTCAAAGCTCCAAAATGAATACTCTGTGCTCCAAAAGAAGAACCAGGAAATACAGAATAATTATGTTGgcatagaaaatgaaaaagcaagGATTAAAGCAGACGCTTCTATACAGAAGAAGGTTGTGGATCTTCAGTCGCAACTACAACAGGTCTACCAAGAGAAAGAGGAAAATGTAAACGAGCTAGATCTGGTCCGAAAGAGACTACAAAAGCTGGAACAGGAGTTCAGTGAGTGTAACCGCGCGAAGGAGTCCCTAGAGTATGAGGTCGGCTGGCGCTCGAGTCGCATAAGGGAGCTGGAGGATGTCATAAAAGCCATGGACGAGAGGGATCAGTTTGGCAAAGACGAGATTTTGTCGTGGCATAAGAAGGTTACCTCCCTTGAACAAGAACTACAGAGCGCCAAAAATAAGATTGCTCGTTTAGAGGCATTTAACAAAGCGTATGACGAGAAGATTCACCGTTTGAGTGACGACATGGTTGAAAGTCAAAACATATTATCGAAGACAGAAGCTGCTTTGTCCAACACCCAAGACGCTTTGGACAATAAACAGAGAGAGCTCATGGAAAGCCAAAAGAAGAATTCTCAACTTCAGACAGCGCTTGACGCAGCCATTCAGAGCAAAACTGATGCGCAAAGAGAGCTCCAATCTGCTAAATCAAAGATGAAATCTTtagaagaaaaatttcaagatcaGCTCAAGCAACTAGCTCAACTCGAAGGAACTCTGGAAGAAACACGGGCGCGAAATGAAGATCTGAATGAAGAGATCACAAGCCTTCAAAAACAACTGCTGGAACCACAGCAAGATAATGACGAGCTACAAAGACGATTGACAGAAAAGGAGATTGCAGTAGATCGCTTGCAGCATGACTATGATGCATTGTGTAGTGATCTCAATGAGACAAAAACCGATCTCACAACAAGCAGATCCGACCTAGAGAAAGCCCTCTCTGACAAGAGGGATTTACAATATGCCAACCAAAGAATACAGTTGCAGACTTCTGAGCTCAAAACTTCCTATTCACTCATTGAAGAGGAAAACGAGAAACTTAAGTCTGAAGTACAAGCTCTAAATTTGCAGCTTGCCGAACTAAGGAACAGCCTCAATGAGCTTCAGAGGGATAACATCACTGTGGTGGAACAAAGTACGTTAGAGGCCGCACCAGAGGATAATTTTGAGGTGGAGGCTCTACGAGATGAATGTGAGCGCCTGGCTAGTGAAGTGTCAGTACTGAATAGCAAAACCATCACGTGGAGAGACAATTGCGAAGGACTCGAGAAGGACAAAAATCGACTTGAAGAAAAAGTCGCGTCCCTGCAGAAGACTATAACCAACATGGAAAGTGCAAATCAAAGATTACTATCGGAGAGAAaccaacttcaaaatgaagccCACAAGCTCGGAAAGAAACTTGTTGAATTGGAAGCCCAACTGAGCACCGCcgaaaatgacaagaaaggCTTGAAAGACGAGCTGGACGACTCACagaaaaagcaattaaaattgGAAGCCGACTACGAAATGGTTAAGAAGCGAAATGCTCCACCTTTTAGCCGAAGCTCGTCATCAGATGCAGCTCTAAGGAGAAGCAAAGAACGGGAAAATGAGCTACAGAACGAAGTCTTGGAGGCACACAAGAAAAGTTCAAGCTTAGAAAACGAGTTGAAATTGACTCGCGAGAGGCTGGAGCTTTTGCAAAGCGCTTATGAAGATGCCGAGTACAAGTCAACGCAGCTTAAAGAGGAGGTAATAGATTACCAGAAACGAATCTCTGAGGTAGAGGCCAGCTACGAAAGAAGTCGCGCAAAAAACAATGACCTAGAGCaggaaataaacaatttagAAAAGAAGATGGGTGAACttggaaacaacaacaaatcaacTCTGAGGGAAAGGTCAGATATGGAATATGAAATCAACTCACTTCGTTCTTCGACTTCAAGGTTAGAGTCCCAGTTAGCCGAcgcaaacaaagagaaagagaacTTCAAAAATCAGTTGGCTGacgcacaaaacaaaaatgaagaggCCTCGAAGGATGTTATACGACAAGTAACCGAGATTCAGACAAGAAATGAAGTTTTTAGGCGAGAGATCATCGAAAAAGAAACGATAGTTGAGCAATTTCGCACAAAGGTAATCACTATGGACGAGGAACTGGAATCACTGCGAGGTGAGCTGCAAAGCAAGAACGCCGAATGCAACGCACTTCGAAAAGATATCGACCAAATGAAGTATGAACTCGGACAATACAAACAGTCCAGATACTCCAGCGAAGATGGGCTTCGCGCTGAAATTGAATCACTAAAGCTGAAGTCAGATGAGCTCGAAAGCGAAAAAGATGCGCTTCGTAAAGAGAGAAATATTCTTCAAAATGAGCTGCGATCAGTTAAGGTTCAACTGGACAAAGTAGAGACCATTCACAAGGACAGTTCAGATGAATTTAAACAGGCGAACAATAAACTGATTTCCGCACATCGAAGGATATCTGAACTAGAGGCCGAGCTTCAAAGAGCTTCCAACGACAGTCAAGGCTTGCAGAGTCAACTTGACAAGGCCAATAAGGACATTGTTAGCAAGCAAGAGCAAATTATACGTTTCGAGAAGGACTTCAGAACGCTGAGGACCGAACTAGACTTACTGAAGAAGACCTGCGCAGAGAAAGATGACGAGATAATTTTACTGGATCGGAAATGCGCAGCTCTAGAATCAGAGatagaaaaattgaaaaaggaacTCTTCGTCGCGCAAGAACAGCAACAACGCAGCGAAACGAAACTCAAAGATCTTCAAGCAATGTCAGAGATAACTAAAGTAGATGTTAAACCGACCTACGAAACAAGTTTTGAGGTACGACGCAGCCGAAAACCGGTGGACAATAATGTGCAGATTCAAGGGCGTGGCAGAATGACCTCTACTCTTGCTCTGGAACTTGGAAATAAGCCTAAAAGTGAACCACCGATTCAGCAAAGCCATTCAATCGAAGCCTTTGCATATCCTGTACCCAGAGATAATAGCCCATTGGACCTGACGTTTGAAGAACCAGTAATAGAAGTACAGGCAAAGCAAATGGAGGACGAACCACAGACGCCGGATGATGTATTCTACATGGACGCACCGTTGGTCGTGAGGCCCATCGGAAGAAACGAGCTTTCTAATGACACCACCTCATTTGTCGCTACACGAAGTAGTTCACGAATAAGAGATCAACGGAGTTCAACTGAAACTAGAAGAAGCACTGTTAGCATTATGTCCGGCGATGGAAGAGCTAGTGAAGAGGTTGATTTGAATGACATAACCATGACCAGTGTCATGACAACGGGCTCTCAAAGTGTCTCAGAAGATCTCGCCTACACAGAGGGAACAAAGATGGCACCCAGAAGTGGTTATTGGACTAGAGACTTTAATAGGAACTCCTATTTCCTTTAACGTGCAGACAGGATTCAAACGGCCCACGGGGGATTATATGAAGTAATAAATTTTATGAATGGGTTCGTTCCgattttaatgaaattaacGGCAAGAATAACCTTCAAAACTCACAAGGGGTTATTGTACAAAGTAGAGACGAGACAAGTGTAATCTTAAATTATATAACACAGTAGAAACAAATATAGTAGTATTATGCTAACAATACCTATTCTGGTTTTCAAACGTTGCAATCAATTGGAGTATTATGATTTCGTTACAATGTATGGATGTGATCAAAACTGTTTTAACGATGATCGTTATCTAAATAATTAAATACCGGCATCCATTTAAAGGTACGTAAGTAAGAAtgtaatcattttattttgaaaagaggACAAAACAGGGAATGATGTCAGGGCTCACATCTTCTGGTAACTGACTTATAGGTAAATTGGGAACTGCTCCTcgaagttttttttaaaaccatcTAGCGACAACCATTTTCAAGAATTCCACCGAGCCTTTGGCGTGTCATATTAATTACGTAATCGTGGAGAGACTGAGCTTTTTTTGCAATGTTATTTATCCTTCACAGTTTTATTCTAATCAAGCTATACAAATTAACACTTCTAGATTCAGACTCATTTTAATTTATCACGGTCAGTGTCAGTCAATTCCACGCTGATATCGAGTTTCACGATTAAACTACTTAAAATTTGCTTTGGGGCGTTCCTGTCATTAAAAGCCGCTTTACAATATTTTGACAACACTACGCAGTGCATCAACGCTGTGTTACATCAAGTTCAGTCTCCGTGTCAAAGGGTTGAATACGATCGTGGCGCCCACAGCATGTGAAAATACCACAATTTACGCCAGGACACATGCGCAGAAGATCGTTGCGGAAGGTTCTG
This sequence is a window from Acropora palmata chromosome 9, jaAcrPala1.3, whole genome shotgun sequence. Protein-coding genes within it:
- the LOC141892701 gene encoding uncharacterized protein LOC141892701, with translation METRSVITENTSRRTVSHGESYSSVSTSYSTSSEPFALMVEDVTIKQIATARETFSDLETAYRKFKLELENVKEEHRSEVDKLCWQIENLQKQKLHLQEQLKDSRSDAKKHQDELVRVQRNLAEKDWECDALKKDFESQKDVIRKLREDKSFLEKENENLKRELSSSQALVPSSGGNKGDSDELVAVRQEITEWETSYQFVHKEKEELQEEMLTLQSKLNDLQADYDRSQRDLQKDVKINSLKASKLEAQMQNAVRQRDNFKSQLEGLRDDFKKGKEIYNLLQRDYQESKKKVDTYREELNAKNNQLQKLDSSNKALQAKLESLKQDVSKNKFSSDIFDKQKESLERELHEAEWKIQDMIETNEKLGTVKDEMEKELASVKARIPTLENNCEKAKEKASENEQHVNRLRKRIGDLETNLFALQNKNNHLEANYQGSLDEAQELQNSCELANDRVADLESQLELFAQEKEDLKNQLGHSERRITELKATLQRNEQENEELEMSSAGMKTHLSKLESQLNTVSQSKALLKTELDEEKSKIAKLRKDLITTQASAADHQRTSEWHKREAASKDRTIDDLRANIEAMEGKTEPLYEEINKLQTQMEILEDEKKSLHGENLQFQRDVRDLEADLLLANDERDRLNEELQEYYKKTSELQASYKVCDQEKIENHQQVMMLTKKVDRLEQDLDEANKAKKLLESEVENHTGNNRKNVDEVDIVKSQLVEVQSMIDGYRRDGADKDTTIEQLRDQILFLTKDYDDLKGELTYNKSLVDDTESEKRRLQEQVTGLADEVNRVTSLYGATKRRSDQLEVENSVVLKKISTLEAANKKNGDKFERRELEIERRRNDELERNLSVYKKKIAEAEAGLQVARKDNEELEDDVDKAEETIAAQTQEIERLNHENTNMSQKLLSLDQKLKDMDKEINTALRLKDKAEEDLYNARNRANKLESQSEIIQRQKLQLKDQLQEMNQKLIQCQEQIMKLESQVMENKKINETMNKVVAKKDKGIEDLNNELRQLEREFDNTKQDLVTVRVNCEGLEADKKNLEWCLRSAQDRVESLEKELNNYRDGRDALEHEIDTFAHKITSMETQLINVTKDKDHFKSEYDKQVASNRKAKEEILGVQNQAREKERILEGLRKDLRDKENALERLRTSKSGIESELLQAKKDLETLKWKNEALEDNVVALRDQIQSSNMEISKMEVALSALEKEKEDRDRNVLPSEDKYYEIEATLKQSQERENVLKQELQLQRSKVSKVEGEYKTIQQQVIELQHEINMLNRKIHDSEEVRNKVEREKKTLRDELNVFNGKLSDLEVKFEHEYREKLSVEAQLDDANNRSTANREEVLKLEQQLTEQKLTAEMISKEINHKEEHLEQLKASKKYLEEQVQSLKGSLNVSREDCQRLKQEQERLQKEILRLQNGVKNAEGRIQKTAYERDRVQEDSRGNLIKISNLEQQLADSNREKDSIKDKMDEWMDSSARYREETISLENELSSYKANIDTLTADLENKNRQLEDTKQRKAVIEDELEETKRLLRRKEVDLGNMETKRKEVEESYGIVVQRVETLESNPFGSEEERNFLEEDLAFTKRKLADTEIALRESNDKEKDLQQKLFSVHSQLSRLESSIATLQEKKTEIEHDLYATQKELAPLKEGYEEAINQIDVLNCDLNEANAKISQLELLLDKEQKSRSKLELEKEGGISKLSKNDEELLRVQRKLVEYQTLWDSQSKDMGGKDAIIQDLRNEKKILEKDLQVARDELASVNGTINDALRKKDVSDSDAFALKKEIADLDMRLSSTLLENEEMHNDLINYNNKIADLEEHMQKALKQNANLKVELQDALNNMSRKKEDHDVMLKKNNEFRNTVESLRNQIIDKNGQIDFLKSANSSFESEIVSLKTKIAHLKEDFDKGFQEVTDLRLTIRERETKIINMENTVKSIRRDNEKLTQENAAYRASATEYKNSFQEAKKEVEKFQMDLLTASNRTSHLETRNEALEDERNDLKNEISQLKKVVAEHKGKIDCLEREKSKLQNEYSVLQKKNQEIQNNYVGIENEKARIKADASIQKKVVDLQSQLQQVYQEKEENVNELDLVRKRLQKLEQEFSECNRAKESLEYEVGWRSSRIRELEDVIKAMDERDQFGKDEILSWHKKVTSLEQELQSAKNKIARLEAFNKAYDEKIHRLSDDMVESQNILSKTEAALSNTQDALDNKQRELMESQKKNSQLQTALDAAIQSKTDAQRELQSAKSKMKSLEEKFQDQLKQLAQLEGTLEETRARNEDLNEEITSLQKQLLEPQQDNDELQRRLTEKEIAVDRLQHDYDALCSDLNETKTDLTTSRSDLEKALSDKRDLQYANQRIQLQTSELKTSYSLIEEENEKLKSEVQALNLQLAELRNSLNELQRDNITVVEQSTLEAAPEDNFEVEALRDECERLASEVSVLNSKTITWRDNCEGLEKDKNRLEEKVASLQKTITNMESANQRLLSERNQLQNEAHKLGKKLVELEAQLSTAENDKKGLKDELDDSQKKQLKLEADYEMVKKRNAPPFSRSSSSDAALRRSKERENELQNEVLEAHKKSSSLENELKLTRERLELLQSAYEDAEYKSTQLKEEVIDYQKRISEVEASYERSRAKNNDLEQEINNLEKKMGELGNNNKSTLRERSDMEYEINSLRSSTSRLESQLADANKEKENFKNQLADAQNKNEEASKDVIRQVTEIQTRNEVFRREIIEKETIVEQFRTKVITMDEELESLRGELQSKNAECNALRKDIDQMKYELGQYKQSRYSSEDGLRAEIESLKLKSDELESEKDALRKERNILQNELRSVKVQLDKVETIHKDSSDEFKQANNKLISAHRRISELEAELQRASNDSQGLQSQLDKANKDIVSKQEQIIRFEKDFRTLRTELDLLKKTCAEKDDEIILLDRKCAALESEIEKLKKELFVAQEQQQRSETKLKDLQAMSEITKVDVKPTYETSFEVRRSRKPVDNNVQIQGRGRMTSTLALELGNKPKSEPPIQQSHSIEAFAYPVPRDNSPLDLTFEEPVIEVQAKQMEDEPQTPDDVFYMDAPLVVRPIGRNELSNDTTSFVATRSSSRIRDQRSSTETRRSTVSIMSGDGRASEEVDLNDITMTSVMTTGSQSVSEDLAYTEGTKMAPRSGYWTRDFNRNSYFL